A genomic segment from Acyrthosiphon pisum isolate AL4f chromosome A3, pea_aphid_22Mar2018_4r6ur, whole genome shotgun sequence encodes:
- the LOC100168171 gene encoding antitrypsin, with the protein MTSVSLAAAAVGLCVLAITVSGQLEQENDISKTTEIMTDVLLKATSDDNFNYVVSPFASSVILALAAEGADSETKSQLVATLGGELPDKNSYKEVLSTIKGYSLDGFAQNKVVLKNFLYVYKNYSVHESYAQLARDYYLTDVRSVARPDLEMKRAATNNIAADDDESTADFKEHALLIFNGLSLEMTWPKSTWHKTSMSWNGKVVKAFGAAGNFAIAHIPSLECTALKLPYKNTDYALLVLLPKNKDVSLNEVLKKLKPENGIEKLTKAMTIKPSFVTMPCFQSSNITHLKTVLQQGTQTNSVFTESADLSKLSSDKLYLDDVVQQANLRVCVDGTSSSALTSSAFTSQRVIKESVVMDRPFAYALYNVANGIVYAAGKLEQPVWEDTDDDGNGSDIETIDI; encoded by the exons atgacgtctGTCTCGttggccgccgccgccgtcggaCTGTGCGTGCTGGCCATCACTGTTTCCGGTCAACTGGAACAGGAAAACGACATATCGAAAACCACGGAAATCATGACCGACGTCCTGCTTAAG GCCACGTCTGATGATAATTTCAATTACGTGGTGTCCCCGTTCGCGAGTTCGGTGATTTTGGCACTAGCAGCTGAGGGAGCCGACTCGGAAACCAAGAGCCAACTTGTGGCGACCTTGGGTGGTGAGCTACCGGACAAGAATTCCTACAAAGAAGTGCTCTCGACCATCAAG GGCTATTCGTTGGACGGGTTCGCGCAGAACAAAGTAGTGCTGAAAAACTTCTTGTACGTGTACAAAAACTACAGCGTTCACGAATCGTACGCCCAACTCGCACGGGACTATTACCTGACAGATGTGAGGAGCGTCGCGAGACCAGACTTGGAAATGAAACGAGCCGCAACCAACAACATcgccgccgacgacgacgaatCCACCgccg atttcaaaGAGCACGCCTTGTTGATCTTCAACGGTTTGTCATTGGAAATGACTTGGCCGAAAAGCACGTGGCACAAGACGTCAATGTCGTGGAACGGCAAGGTGGTAAAAGCGTTCGGCGCAGCAGGCAATTTCGCAATTGCACACATACCTTCCCTCGAATGTACAGCGTTGAAATTGCCCTACAAG AACACCGACTACGCCCTGTTGGTGCTTTTGCCAAAAAATAAAGACGTCTCGCTGAACGAAGTACTGAAAAAACTTAAGCCAGAAAACGGTATCGAAAAATTAACCAAAGCGATGACGATAAAGCCCAGTTTCGTGACTATGCCGTGTTTCCAAAGCAGTAACATTACACACCTGAAAACGGTTTTGCAACag GGAACCCAAACGAATTCCGTGTTCACCGAATCAGCAGACCTGTCGAAACTGTCGTCGGACAAACTGTATCTGGACGACGTGGTCCAGCAGGCCAACCTCCGCGTGTGCGTCGACGGCACCTCCTCCTCCGCGCTGACCA GTTCCGCGTTCACGTCGCAGAGGGTCATCAAGGAGTCGGTGGTCATGGACCGACCGTTCGCGTACGCTCTGTACAACGTGGCCAACGGGATCGTGTACGCGGCCGGCAAGCTGGAGCAACCTGTCTGGGAGGATACCGACGACGACGGCAATGGTTCCGACATCGAGACGATCGACATTTAG
- the LOC100569141 gene encoding lisH domain-containing protein ARMC9-like: MIKKYDLLDLCKPKAEQGLMKWLMMTNGPHPLQQMISRLLNALASFSRGRKYLSDSPFLLRLIITQLISSQHFWDTITSNMLLGTLQKLSMGSRVRKRMIGNGLTTWLADQLVRKSEFTGDRNKYEMYDLEYSLGLFMNLCQCQTAVRACGSRARNLFKSLGVFMTTLDVDIMPCISGILYNLFKSPDMMVVAKEEGMTGIIEKTIESNINAYPSAVERLVDVRNMLLQNEHPAFDQSSSDDEYDYFNDDSGDDEDDSSNSDEDDDDIDNLEPELDEDDPLKIQPNGEDFLANYKTCDNTKHTTSDRYNNNNILL, translated from the exons ATGATAAAGAAATACGATCTATTGGATTTGTGCAAACCCAAAGCCGAACAAGGACTGATGAAATGGCTGATGATGACAAACGGGCCACATCCGTTACAACAAATGATATCGAGACTGCTGAATGCCCTGGCGTCATTCAGCAGGGGCCGCAAGTATTTGTCGGACTCTCCATTTTTACTCCGTCTAATCATAACTCAACTCATATCTTCGCAACACTTTTGGGACACGATAACGAGCAACATGTTGTTGGGAACGTTACAGAAGCTCAGTATGGG ATCACGAGTGCGAAAACGGATGATCGGAAACGGTCTGACCACTTGGCTGGCCGACCAGCTGGTTCGGAAAAGCGAATTCACCGGCGATCGGAACAAATACGAGATGTACGATCTAGAATATAGTCTGGGGCTTTTCATGAACCTCTGCCAATGTCAGACGGCCGTCCGAGCTTGTGGCTCGCGAGCCCGCAACCTGTTCAAAAGCTTGGGAGTTTTCATGACGACGTTAGACGTAGAT ATCATGCCATGCATATCCGGTATCTTGTACAATTTGTTCAAAAGCCCAGATATGATGGTCGTGGCCAAAGAAGAAGGGATGACCGGCATCATTGAAAAAACGATCGAGAGCAACATCAACGCGTACCCTTCGGCGGTCGAGCGGTTAGTGGATGTGAGAAACATGTTGTTACAAAATGAGCATCCGGCTTTCGATCAGTCGTCATCGGATGACGAATATGATTATTTCAACGATGACAGTGGCGACGATGAGGATGATAGCAGTAATTCCGACGAAGATGac GATGACATCGACAATTTGGAGCCGGAACTGGACGAAGACGATCCACTGAAGATTCAGCCCAACGGTGAAGATTTTCTTGCCAACTACAAAACATGTGACAACACAAAGCACACAACTTCAGAtcgatacaataataacaatatattattatga